From one Lycium ferocissimum isolate CSIRO_LF1 chromosome 7, AGI_CSIRO_Lferr_CH_V1, whole genome shotgun sequence genomic stretch:
- the LOC132062385 gene encoding classical arabinogalactan protein 4-like gives MRYESGADGGSERAEYAARMIELTETGMRQAYDFERLGERVPGAPPRAAAPPRAATPAPSASPAPGAAQEPSHQVHSFAPVDPSLAPATAPGPTQKTVEEPAQKPSHQASQEAVDTQV, from the exons ATGCGCTATGAGAGCGGCGCAGACGGAGGATCTGAACGAGCGGAGTATGCAGCACGGATGATTGAACTTACCGAGACTGGTATGCGACAGGCATATGACTTTGAGCGTCTCGGTGAGCGTGTTCCTGGTGCCCCACCACGGGCAGCTGCCCCACCTCGAGCAGCAA CTCCGGCACCATCTGCATCTCCTGCTCCGGGGGCCGCTCAGGAGCCTTCTCACCAG gttcattcttTTGCGCCTGTAGACCCATCTCTGGCTCCAGCTACAGCTCCGGGGCCCACTCAGAAGACCGTTGAGGAGCCAGCTCAGAAGCCCTCTCACCAGGCATCTCAGGAGGCCGTtgacacacaggtttga
- the LOC132063017 gene encoding uncharacterized protein LOC132063017, whose product MASTCISNCVNDARGPVRANYVNLYKWPESDAEFIRSVSSKNNGHGRGRGHGQGSGPKVVDSISCRQLYLRSYTFSREEENVSDEKKVHVKCYGKTKRKLARRTRRRKCKVFRKAKELSCAALASIFQRLLSCTTKVDVVG is encoded by the coding sequence ATGGCCTCTACATGCATATCAAATTGTGTCAACGATGCCCGTGGTCCGGTCCGTGCCAACTACGTTAACTTGTACAAATGGCCTGAATCCGATGCCGAGTTTATAAGATCAGTCAGCTCAAAAAACAATGGTCATGGTCGTGGTCGTGGTCATGGTCAAGGTTCTGGTCCGAAAGTGGTGGATAGTATTTCATGTAGACAATTATATTTGAGGAGCTATACATTTTCAAGAGAAGAAGAGAATGTCAGTGATGAGAAGAAAGTTCATGTGAAATGTTATGGtaaaacaaagagaaaattaGCCCGTCGGACTAGGAGAAGAAAGTGTAAAGTGTTTAGAAAGGCTAAGGAATTATCTTGTGCTGCTTTGGCTTCGATTTTTCAGAGGTTGCTATCTTGCACTACTAAAGTTGATGTGGTTGGTTAA